A window of the Lolium perenne isolate Kyuss_39 chromosome 7, Kyuss_2.0, whole genome shotgun sequence genome harbors these coding sequences:
- the LOC127313801 gene encoding uncharacterized protein, translated as MHTFVCRSARPREGAAGGGMERYGSLGMLLDGGGGGGAGSGELPPGFRFHPTDEELISYYLLRKVLDHGFSGARAIAEIDLNKCEPWELQDKACRATAEKEWYFYSLRDRKYPTGLRTNRATGAGYWKATGKDREIRSTRSGALVGMKKTLVFYRGRAPKGQKTQWVMHEFRLEGTFAYQFFSNNTTRDEWVIAKIFVKPGTVPPPRKSRYGLSSGAGDTSCFSDSTSVSMGCGGGTSASSAPRNQLQDTSSLFAVAHAAAADGESSSYGAHANNNSNSAAANCRELVPCFSNHAQTDATLLGIGQYDPAPLAFEPPLAFFQGARTAPDNNNFQLPTFFSGGLQSGVSPLGMGGGAFQYWPSSGYEMKLEGAVGRAPAQMAVGPGQLDGSGWNF; from the exons ATGCACACGTTTGTCTGCAGATCAGCGCGACCGAGGGAGGGCGCGGCCGGCGGCGGGATGGAGCGGTACGGCTCGCTGGGCATGCTgctggacggcggcggcggaggaggagccggATCCGGCGAGCTGCCGCCGGGGTTCCGGTTCCACCCGACGGACGAGGAGCTCATCAGCTACTACCTCCTCCGCAAGGTGCTGGACCACGGCTTCTCCGGCGCGCGCGCCATCGCGGAGATCGACCTCAACAAGTGCGAGCCGTGGGAGCTGCAGGACAAGGCGTGCCGGGCCACGGCGGAGAAggagtggtacttctacagcctcCGCGACCGCAAGTACCCGACGGGCCTGCGCACCAACCGCGCCACGGGGGCCGGCTACTGGAAGGCCACGGGCAAGGACCGCGAGATCCGGAGCACccgcagcggcgccctcgtcgggATGAAGAAGACGCTCGTCTTCTACCGGGGCCGCGCGCCCAAGGGGCAGAAGACCCAGTGGGTCATGCACGAGTTCCGCCTCGAGGGCACCTTCGCCTACCAGTTCTTCTCCAACAACACCACCAGG GACGAGTGGGTGATCGCGAAGATCTTCGTGAAGCCGGGCACGGTGCCCCCGCCACGCAAGTCCCGCTACGGCCTGAGCAGCGGCGCCGGCGACACCTCCTGCTTCTCCGACTCCACCTCCGTCTCCATGGGCTGCGGTGGCGGCACCTCCGCCTCGTCCGCGCCGCGCAACCAGCTCCAGGATACCAGCTCGCTGTTCGCCGTGGCGCACGCCGCTGCCGCCGACGGCGAGAGCAGCTCCTACGGCGCCCAcgccaacaacaacagcaacagcgCGGCGGCCAACTGCCGTGAGCTCGTGCCCTGCTTCTCCAACCACGCCCAGACGGATGCCACCCTCCTCGGCATCGGGCAGTACGACCCGGCTCCGCTCGCCTTCGAGCCGCCGCTGGCCTTCTTCCAGGGCGCCCGCACGGCGCCGGACAACAACAACTTCCAGCTGCCGACCTTCTTCTCTGGCGGCCTGCAGTCCGGAGTGTCCCCGCTCGGCATGGGAGGAGGGGCCTTCCAGTACTGGCCGTCCTCCGGCTACGAGATGAAGCTGGAGGGCGCCGTCGGCCGCGCGCCGGCCCAGATGGCCGTGGGGCCAGGCCAGCTTGATGGCTCCGGCTGGAACTTCTAG